The Cucumis melo cultivar AY chromosome 9, USDA_Cmelo_AY_1.0, whole genome shotgun sequence genome includes the window TGTTAAGCGCCAATGTGTTCCAATTATTGAGGGGGccctatttataaaaaaaaacattttctaaTTTGGATTAATTCGATAAAAGCGCTCCTAGCAGAGATTTAGTTTGGACGTAACCAACGCACCTTCCATGATAAGAAAAGGGAGTGGGTTGACATCTTGGTGTTCTTCACATGCAGAATTCAAAGTTTACTACTCCATACAGGACATCTGCCTCAACTGGACTGCCTTCATTTGAAGAGATTAAATGCAGTTTCCGCAATTGCTAGTTCACAATTTGTGTTTTTGTAGTTTTGACGGGgtttaatttgtatttctactttttacttttcatcttTGCTTCTATCTACTATAAGAAACTTATATTGTTATTTTGGTTGTTATCTTGGTCTTTTCAAGTCCTTAGTATTGTTCTTGTattttggatatgatgagggtgctaaaggggtgtcaacctagttgagatgtccagGTACACCTACTGATcctatctctctctctcccccatTTCTAAGCTACTCTATTACTCACAACGTATaactctcttgtactttgagtttattaataatattgaagtttgtctccttttcaaaaaaaaaaatatttttttaacaaataaaaccCAGCCCCTCTAAAAGTCTTCCATGTTTGGCCCTCTCTCCCATCGATCAACAAACCCTAGGTCTCCACTCTCTAATCCTTTGACATTCAGCCACTCCCCTCCGATCAGACCAGCCGACGACCACTGCTCGCCCGCTCCAATCAGACAACGCTGATATCCACCTCTTCGATTAGAAGATTGGTGATCCGATTTGATTCCTTGCTAGGACAAGACCGCCGCTCATTTTAAGGTTTTCCCTCTTTTTCATTAAAGGGTAGACATTCTCCCCCCTTTATTACTTCTTTTCATTGTAGTTTTTTCATCTCACGTTTTTTAAGCTACTGGGTCAACCTTCCTCATCTTCATGTTGTGAGAGGAATTGGAGCACATATTCATTTATTAATTCAGCTAGGCGAAACAAGTTGCTACCTCGATGTGCAGATGATCTGGTATATGTTCGTAGTAATTTGTGTTTTTTGTCAAGAAGAACTCCAAAATATTCACAAGGGCAGACAAAATTATGGAATATTGCTGGAGATTCTTTTGAAGATGTTGGGATGCTTGAAGTGGTCCATTTATCATTAGATGAACCAGATTTAGGGGCAGTAGTTTTTATTGATGATGGTACTAGTCCTAGTGGAAATGAGGCTAACAATTGTGAGGTTGAAGATGTTATGGAAGTTTGAGAATGTAGTTTTAAGCTTCTAGTTtagtttttactttttgttttggatgaaagtgtgatttctatttaggattttgtatttgtattggaatttaaatttttttaatgaactcaaaCTAATGTACTcattatttatgttttaaagaAATATTGTTATGTTCTAACATAAATGATTAATTTATCTACAAATTACAtatactatttaaaaaaaatgcaacGTGACACTAACGTGTTGTGTCCTACTTTTTTAGAAATCAGGGGTATCGCCGTGTCGTGTTGTGTTTCCTAGGATCAAACTAAGAAGACCGCTTTAAATCCTAAAAGGAAGTCCTAATTGATTGAAATTATCATCAAGTGAAATTACAATAAtacttcaacttttttttagaGGAACAGCTATACAATAACCATAGTTCTCCATTGCCTCAATAATTTTCTTCAATCTAAATTGCCATAACTTACCTGATCATGAATGTTGTATGGAAGCGTAAACCCAAAATCCAACATCAACGTAGCATTTGAATACTTCCCATACCTTATTAGTACCTGTTGAATAGCCCTAGTAAATTTAAGGGTAACAAGATCAAATGTATTACATCAATTAAAATGGATTGTATTGGCTTGTGATTGCTTGCGATTGATTGCAATATAATCACAGAAGTAACCAATAAAGCATGTACATGAGACAATATCATGTATGAGTCATATGTAGAAACAATATGCAAACCATGAAACTGCTCAAATCGAAACTTTCAAGAGAAGAAATCTGTAGATCCATGGAAAATATGCTAGGCctccaatcaccaaattttatCAAAGAAAGAATAAGAAGGATATTTCAACATAGACAATACGGTTATTAGAATTGTCAATGGTCCTAACAATACATGGCAGTAGAAGGAGGGGGTATATATTTTGGTCCTAACAATAGGGTGTTTTGGGCTAGGGTTGGGGATCTgaatattttggtatttttgtATGAACCCTGCTGTTCATTGGGAAAAGAGCAGCCCTCTTATTTGGCTGATATTGTTCTAGAACTCTTTTGTGGTTTGATTGTCTActttgaataaataaataaataaataaatatatatatatatatatatatatatatatatatatatatatatatctcttcTCCTCTTATACTGTAGTGTGTGTGGCTGGTTTATTGTTCTGTGTGTGATGTGTTGGATATAATAGTTACAGGGACCTTGAAGCTTAACAGTGGTATCATAGCGAGTTGACACTCTGGGGAGGTGGAAGAAAATGACGCAAAAAACTGATAGAGGATCATTTAACTGCTTCAGAAGCTGAGATTGAAGCGATTAAGCAAGAGGTCCAGAGGCTGCCGTTGTTGgagaaaaatgtaaaaaaaaatgcatgCCATGTTGACAGCGATGTACGAAGACCATCAGAGACAACTGGGAGGATCGAAGCTGACTGGGGTAAGCACGGGAAAGAGGAAGGTCCGAACTGAAGAAGTTGTCGAAGAGGAAGCGGATGAGGCAGAAACGTCCATGAGCATAGAAACAGGGGCCGGACAGGATCGAATCAAGTTTAAAAAATTGGAGATGCCCGTTTTTAATGGGGAAGACCTGAATGGTTAGTTCTATAGAGCATAGCATTATTTCCAAATGCATCTCTTGAATGAACGTGAGAAGTTGAAGATTGCTGTAGTGAGTTTGGAGGGAAAAGGCTTGAGCTAGTTTAGGTGGGCAGAAAATCGGAAACAATTCAAATCATGGAAAGAGTTAAAGGAAAGAATGTATAATCGGCTTCGGAGTAGAGAACACAGAACGTCGTGCGCGAGATTCCTTGCAATCAAACAAGAAGGAACGGTGAAGGAATATTTGTAGCGGTTTGAAGAACTATTGGCACCATTGCCGGAGATAGCAAAAGACGTATTGAAGGGAACTTTTACCAATGGGCTGGATCCAATATTAGGACAGAGGTGTTTTCCATGCGGGTCGTGGGCCTTGAGGACATGATGGAGGCAGCCCAACTAGCAGTGGAAAAAATTGAGGCGGCTAAAAGCAGCCCAACCCCGTACCTAAAAGAGACAAAAACGACCCAGAAAATCACACCAAAAAATTCGGAAGGCCCAGCCACAAAAATGGTAACAATCATCGAAAAAGTTTCCCCCCACCAAATCAAATGCGTTTCAACCTAATGCCACAGGAGGAGGAAGCCGACGCGAACAACCCTTTCGGCGATGGACTGATTCGAAGCTTCAGGCGAGAAGAGATAAAGGTTTGTGTTACAGATGTGACGAACCATTTAGTAAGGCGCATCGCTGCAAAAATAAGGAGCTTCGACTGTGTGTGGTATCCGATAACCTTGACGATGCGGAGATGGAAGATATAATGAACAAGGGAGGCATGGTAGAAGTCAGTCCCGTCGTGGAGTTATCTTTGAATTCGGTGGTGGGTCTCACGACCCCAGGCACGTTTAAGGTCAAAGGTATGGTGGAAGATCGAGAGATTATGATCATGATCGACTGTGGAGCCACCCACAATTTCATCTCATTGAAATTGGTGGAAGAACTGAACATCCCTATAGCAGAGACGACCAACTATGGGCTTATTATGGGCTCCGAAAAGGCTGTTCAGGGGAGAGGAATGTGCAAGGGGTCACAGTGGGGCTTCCGGTGCTAACGATAGTGGATAATTTTCTACCACTGGAGTTGGGTAATCTGGACATGGTTCTTGGTATGCAGTGGCTTCGAAAGCAAGGAGCAATGACCATTGACTAGAAGGAATTAGCGATGACATTCATGGTCGGAGACACCAAAGTAATCTTAAAAGAGGATCCATCGTTGACTAGGATGGAAGTATCTCTGAAAATGTTGGTGAAGCAATGGCACCTGGAGGATCAGGGCTTTCTAATAAATTTCAGAACCATGGGCATCTCAAAAACGGACAGACAACTTATAATTAAAGAATCAGTAGAGGAATTGCGGCCGAAATTCGAGCAGCTCGAACTGCaatttatagatatatttaaCATGCCGGCGGAATTACCACCAATGAGGCAGGTTGACCACCGAATTCAACTGAAGGAGGGCACAGACCCCATCAATGTGAGGTCGTACCGTTACCCACATGCCCAGAAAAATGAAATTGAGAAGCTAGTGAATGAGATACTCAATTCGAGTATTATTCGGCCCAGCGTCAGCCCCTTCTCTAGTCCCTTGATCCTAGTGAAGATGAAGGACAGGGGATGGAGATTCTACATTGATTATAGAGCATTGAATAGAGCAACGATGCCCGATAAATTCCCAATTCCCATGATTGATGAGCTGTTGGATGAGCTGAACGAAGCAAGTATCTTCTCCAAAATAGATTTAAAATTCGGGTATCATCAAATCAGGGTACGTGATGAGGATGTGAAGAAAACAGCATTTCGAACACGCGAGGGGGACTACGAGTTTCTAGTCATGCCGTTTGGTCTTACCAACGCACCCGCGACATTCCAAGCCCTTATGAATCAGGTTTTTCGACcttatttatgtaaatttttgcTGGTATTTTTTGACGATATACTTGTGTACAACAAGGATGTAGAGACTCATTTAGCGCACCTTATAGTGGTGTTCCACTTATTGAGAAACATTACCTTTTTGCCAACCGGAAGAAATGCCACTTTGCGAAAGATCGAATTGAATACTTGGGACCATTGGGTCTCAACCAAGGGAGTAGAGGCGGACCAAGACAAGATTAAAGCCATGTTCGAATGGCCAGTGCTGAAGAATGTAAGAGAGCTTAGAGGGTTTTTGGGGTTGACTGGATAATATCGCCGTTTTGTAGCAAATTATGGTGCCATTGCTACACCCCTCACACGGTtgacaaagaaaaataatttccaTTGATTAGAGGAAGCCATGAAAGCATTCAAGACCCTAAAGAAGGCCATGGGTCCTAGCTTTACTAGATTTCTAGCAGCTGTTTGAGATAGAGACAAATGCATCGAAGTTCGGATTAGGAGCCGTGTTGTCACAAAACAAGAGATCGATTGCTTATTTTAGTCAAAAACTATCGGAATTAGCGCGCGAGAAGTCAGTGTACGAGAGAGAGCTAATGGTCATTGTCTTAGCGGTGGAAAAATGGCGGCATTATTTGTTGGGGCATCGTTTTGTGGTGTTATACTGATCAGAAAGCTTTGAGGCATATTCTGGAACAAAGAGAGCTGATACCGGGTGTCCAAAAATGGCTAATGAAGTTAATGGGATTCGACTTCGAGATCTTTTATAGGGCTGGACTGGAGAACAAAGCGGCAGATGCTTTATCATGCATTCCAATTGAGGCCCAGCTGAACGTGATTTCAATACTATCCATACTCGATATCGTGGTGGTTGAAAAGGAGGTTCAAGAGGATGCAAAGTTAAGGGCAATCTTTGACCAATTATTGGTGGATCCCGATTGTATTCCTCGTTATACAATTCGACAAGGCAGGCTGTTTTATAGAGGCAGATTAGTCCTCCCTAGGACATCGAGTTTAATTCCGACCATCTTACACACCTTCCATAACTCAGTCATCAGGGGACATTCAGGCAATTATGCACCTATAAAAGGATCGCTACGAAGTTGTTTTGGGAAGGAATGAAGAATGATGTTAAATTATATGTGGAGCAATGTCATGAGTGCCAACAGAATAAGGTCCAAGCGTTATCACCGGCCGAACTACTACAGCCCCTTCCTATTCCCAACTGGATTTGGGAGGATATATCCGTGGATTTTGTAGAGGGATTACCACGGTCCAAGAGATTTGACACTGTATTAGTGGTAGTGGATCGACTAAGCAAATATGCTCATTTCATCACCTTGGGCCACCCGTTCTCGGCCAAAACGGTAGCCATGGTGTTCATTAAGGAGGTGGTGCGCCTCCAAGGATACCCCCGTTCGATAGTGTCGGATCGTGACCAAATGTTTTTAAAGTCACTTTTGGAAAGAATTATTTCGTTTGCAAGGCACCCAATTGAAGAGAAGCATGGCGTATCACCCCCAAACGGACAGGCAGATGGAGGTGGTTAGCAAATGTTTGGAACTATATTTGAGATGTTTGTGTCAAGAGAAACCGAAGACATGGAGCGATAAGATTGTGTGGGCCGAGTATTGGTACAACACCAATTATCAAGCTTCGATCAAGACTACCCCCTATGCTGTAATATATGGGCAGCCCCCTCCTCCTATGATTTCTTATGGCCAAGTGGGCACAACGCCAAATGATTCGGTGGATTATCAATTGCAATCGCGGGATGAAACGTTAGAGGCCTTGAAGAGACAAACATACCCAAGAGCAAATGAAGAAGTTTGCCGATGTACACCGTCGGGACGTGGTGTTTGACATTGTAGATTGGGTATATTTGAAATTATAGCCCTATAGACGGCAGTCGATAGCAAAGAGGCGTTGTGAAAAGTTATCTCCTAGGTACTTTGGGCCATATATGGTGTTGGGTAGAGTGGGAGAGGTAGCCTACCTGCTGGACCTACCGGAGACTGCCAAAATACACCCAGTTTTCCATGTTTCGAAACTTAAAAAGGCAATGGGTGACAAACATCAAATCCAGCCAGACATAGCAGCACTCAATGATCAAATGGAGTTAGTTTTGGAACCCGAAAATGTGACACAATTTCGTTGGAATGATGCCGAAAGAGATTGGGAATATCTAGTCCAGTGGAAAGATCAACCAAGTCATGAAGCAACATGGGAATCCTACGCGATGCTCGCAAACCAATATCCTGatttccaccttgaggacaaggtgactCTTCTCCATGGGAGTATTGCTAGGCCTCCAATCACCGAAGTTTATCAAAGGAAGGGTAAGAAGGATATTTCAACATAGAAAACATGGTTGTTAGGATTGCCAGTGGTCCTAACAATACGTGGCAGTAGCAGGAGGGGTATATATCTGGGTGTTTTGGGCTAGGGTTGGGGATCTGAATATTTTGGTACTTTTGTATGAACAGTGCTGTTCAATGGGGAGAGAGCAGCCCTCTTATTTGgctgatatatatatatatatatatatatatatatatatatatatatatatatatatcatatctCTTCTCCTCTTATACTGTAGTGTGTGGCTGATTTATTGTTCTGTGGTGTGTGGTGTGTGGTGTGCTGGATATAATAGTAAGAGGGACCTTAAAGCTTAACAAAATCTCAATTCCAACTTCTCCCGTGCAAGTAGATTTCACAGATCATGTAATTAACAATGGTAAGCTTCTACAAGTATCAAAGGTTgaaaaaagattgaaaatatGTTAAGACTTCATATCATACAAGTAGTTTGTACACATCCATGGTTCagaaaaaattatagttttttttttttaaattaatgaaatataagCATATAACCATAACTTAAAGATAATAGCCAAAAAAACATGGAGAGCCACTGAAGGGAAGTTTGTTTGCTATGTTGATAGAGCAAAACTGAAGGTGAACGAATAAATAAATCACTCCACCTGAACCTTGTATATTTAGTTGAAgttaaaaatcaaaatgaaaacttaCATGTTCACCAGGGGCATAATCACGATCAGCAACAACCTAGACATATATATTCAGAAACTTGAAAGTCAAAAAAGAAAGCTTAGTTGAGGAGAAAAACGTATAATAGTAAATAAGCAATAAAACAAACTAATGATATCAATTACAAAAGGAATTGTTGGTTTGAAGACAGAGGTAACTATGAAGCTAGAACATCCATGTCAAGAGAATGCCAGGTCAACTAAGAGTGTAAGGAAAATATCATGATGGACAGCAAAAGAACTTCCATAGATGGAGTAGATTTCAAGTAACATTATGTTAACTTCCAGAAAATAGGGTTTATGACCAGAGAGAGAGGAGGGGACCTCAGAGAGCTGTTTGTCATCATCATTTAGTACCATTGCTTCTGAAGCACTATTGTGATTTAAAAAATCTGCAAATGGAATCTgtcaaaaatattaaattatacaAATATAACTAAAGCAAAGCTTCTTTTGTACTAAGAAATCTGCTCGAGCTCACAAAAAATGTATGCAACCAAATCAAAGCTTTTGGTGTACAATAGAAAAGAAATATCACTTCGTCTAATAAAAGAATACCAGAGAGACACCCTCGGTGCTTCTCCATGCTCTAGAAGTAACTGTCAAACAATAGTAAAGTAATGAAAATGTATAACAAAAAGTTTCAAGGAATTGCAAACTGATAGCAACTCAAACTGTTTGGCTTCACTACATATGCACGTCAGAAGAGGAAAACATCAAAACTGACATACCAACCGTCTTGACAGAATTTACCTACCAAGGGCATATGCATGCATGAAATCATCGCAACTGATCCTATCAATAATTTCAGGAAAGGCTTCCAGAGCCTGAAATCATATGATGTATGCATAGCATTAGGAAAATCAATCAAACTTCAAAAGTAACCTCAAGTCGAAAATAGATTGAAACAAATTGATAAACATGGTCTAATAAAATGCTATTTTGTAtgtaatttgtaaatatttacaatatatataatatatacaaacataaaaaaaacattagTGCTAACAACAAAGAATTGCACAACTCATATAATACCTAGATGCAAAGCTAGGATTCCATTTTGCAATTCTGATTGACCAAAAAAGTTCATActacaaaataaagattttttaACTTGATGATGTAATATACCTGATTTTATCGGGACATATTAAAAAGTCGATCAAGTTCAGAGTTCAATTAAAACTTAATCATTGAACTAGGGAATAGAAACTTTGCATATGAAGATACTAATATAGTATCAGCATGGCACCCTCTAATGTCAAGCtataaaaagaattatttagTTAAAGCAAAGCACTTACTTTCCTGATTGCCCGAAATTCCCTTTTGATTTGTGATCTTTGATTAAGTGATTCCTCATATAAAAAGCTTTTACGAATCATCTCCAACTCACTTTCTTTCCAAAATATCTGCAAAGACTCAAAAGGGCAAGAGTCAGAGCCAACATGTTCTCTGTGAGCTTTTCCAAATTAGTGTCGAACATCGTATTATTGAAAGCTTAGAAATTTCAGCAGCTcattaataaaatagaaattgattcagatgaagaaaaataaagaatgaTTCAGGggaaacaaaacaaatatgaaAGAAACAGAAGAAAAATAATGACCCCTACGACCAAATTGCTGCCAAAAAAAGCCATGATGAAACTAGCTGACGAGCTTTTTTCCTTGTTTTTGGTAAAAAGAATTGGTGAGATGTTATGCAACCTTTTATGACATGCAGTAGAATAAAATATTAATGACTTGGTGTGCTTGCTATACACGGACAGGCATACACATCCACATATATATTAATAAGAGAAAGATAAGGAAGATCAAACAAAACAGAGAGAATTACTATAACTTCATAGCATGTAGTTTCTCGGCGAACATCCATGGAAAACTGCAAAAACTTTATCCACATAATTTATAGTCCGACCACATATTGAGAATGCAGGATTATGTATGGAATTTATTCCATAAGTAATTCTTGTTTGGTTTAGGATTATTAGAAACGCGCGCACACACAAAAAATTTTCAACCTATATATGGTTGGTCATATTTGCCAAGCTGATATAACACGTATGTCGTTTCCATATATCAGCTCCTTCAACGTGATATTGTTTCCAACATAACGGGAGAAGGCAGAATACTAACTGTGTTATGCATTTCCGATGGTTGAGGAAGTCGAATGATGTAAGGCGCCCACTCAGAACCCTAGCATGAAGAAAATAACTCATTCATCAAAATTGAAAATCTCaattggtttttcttgttcGAGTTAATACCACAGATGAATGCAAATATAGCTCTCATCTTCGAAATAACCAACCAAACCAAGTCCTTACCAGGCCCAGTTTCTGTTCAAGAAGAATTACAACAGCGAGCTTGGCAACATTTCCAATCTCATTGCCTAAAAGATCTCTAATGGGTAGAGGAAGAATATCAGGTGAAATTTgctgcaaagaaaaaaatatcTGACAACAATATTTTAAATACATTCTCCTAAGTACTATAAAATTCATCAAGAAGTTGTTTACACTATACCACATTGAAAGGAACCTTTAAAATACAATCTCCCGCCCGTATAGTCTCAGAAGCAAACAGAAACCTACAGTTAGAAAACGTATGATATTGATTAAAATTGTTCAACCCTTGTAAGAGTGTAATGGCAGAGCCGCGGAAGTCAAAGAAGTGTGAATACCTTCCGATGGAAGATTTCCCAATAGAAAGCACTGACGAGATCTTCGTCTCTGCTTTTTGTTCCAACCATGGTAGAAATGTGTCATCGTTACTCTCAGCCAAGGAATATAGTTCCTGGTAAGTGCAGAATGATTAGCACCTAACTTTGGATTGAGGTGGTGACATTAACACGAGTATACTATTCAACTACAGCATATTGGAAGAATCAGCAATATACCTTGTGAAGAGAAAACGTTGAGAAGTGGCTATTGAAGTAGAAAGCATTAGAAGTAGAGAGTACTGGAGATGTCTGCCATCGCCATATATTGTATAATCGAACTCCCAAAAGCATTTAAGAGATCTCAAAGTTCTCTGTTGAATTCACATTAGGACGAAATCCCCAAAGTTTACATCAGTAATATACATCTCAAGCTTTAcatatttcataaaaaattaAAGCGCAGTTAAAAACAATGAACTTACATTACCTTGTATTTTATGCAAAAAATGCAATGCCCATAGTACTCCAATGAGTCCAAATGGTTGACGAGTAAGAGAGAAGTTCTGCAACTTACAGTTCTAACAACGGCCTTTCAATTCCATATTTTAAGGATTTCCTTCTCCAACGGCTTTTCACTTTCATACTATATATTTCCGATTCAATTCTCTGCAGGTCGTAGTATTCATGGTTTTAACCTTATTTTCTATAGAAAATCAAGAGGTCTTGAACTTCCAATAAAAAGACAATACATATTGCACTTTTAAATTTATGATACCTTCATTGTGAATTAATGTGATTTGACCGTGTCGATGAATCCAAAATAATTATGCAAATGAGATAAAATTCTGACCATCTTAAATCGACATGTAATCAACATCAGCAATACAAAATCAAGGGGTGAAAATGAGAGTACTATGACTTCTACTCTTAGTGCCAGAAGCAAAGTAATGTCCCTTTTTCTCTTATTTAGTACGACAATGGCAAGATTGAACCTACCACCTCTAGGAAAGAAGACTGAGTCTATTATGGTTGAACTGAGTTTTTTTTAAAGTCAATCCAATTGcagtgtagttttttttttaagccAATTCAATAGTTCTTTGTGATCTTGCTAGTTAATCTTATGATAAGCTTTAATTTCCACCAAAATTTGATTCTACAGGTTGCTTGTGGACTCACCAATAGACCACTGGACTCTTCATTAGCTAATATCAATGAAGCAAACGCCAAAAGTGAATTGGCCGTAGTTGGATGCATCGATGACATGTAAAAGTTTTACAATATTGTACGCCACTTTTTGCTCTCTCTTCTTTCGCACGTCTTTAAGTGAATTGGTCGTAGGTGAAGGAAATGTTTTCAAGTTTTCATAAAATTCTTTCAAAATTATATCTTTTTTAAATGCGTTCCTGTTCATAATGATTCCAAATTACGGGTAGCTTTCAAATTAACGAAAATTTTCCTGTTTCTCAGTCTCCGTTCATAGCCCGAACTTCTGATATGGCTAGTTTAGCTTAAATAACAAGTCGACAAGGGTTTCCAGAACATACATACTCATTCCAACAGAGGCCCCACTAAGAATTCTTCATCACATCCGTCGCCCTTGACTCAcaacctaaaaattcaaaaaaaaatatgagaaaaaaaaatcaatttacaCTCCAAAACTCAAAACTTCAATTAGACGAGGCAAAGAGGTGATTAAGGGGCATCGATCGCAACATAAATTCAACCATTATCGAAAAACATATTTCCTCAATATGAGGCTTAATCCAACAATGCGGTGAAAGAATAACGATGCAATGCAAGCATTTTAAACGAACTGGAAGCAATAAAGCAGTGACTGGCGACAGGAAAGAGTTAGGGCTGAGGCTTGAATTTGCATCAGAAATTGAATTACTCTGGAAAGGTAGGTTTAAGGTTAGGTTTTATGCAATCTAATCGTTCTGAATATCGATCTGCTATATGATTTACTTCAGTGTGTAACAATGGTGGAGGAAATCAGTGAGAAACCGTGTCGGCACTCGGCAGCTGAAGAAGGAGTTAGAGAAAACGAAATTAGGAGAAAGCCGCCATTTTATAGTAAATGTAAATGGCGcgtaaaataaaactaaaatcgGTATTATTAATCACTTTGACCAAAAAGGCAAAGGATAAACTATCAATAGATTGATAACATTCACTTTGATTTAGTATTACGAAACACAATTACTTACAAAGGGTAAACCACTGTATAAATGTAATCAGATGGGtcacattttttaaattatcgAAAAAGTGAATGAGGGTACTAACTTATTAATCATTAAATTGTAAGTTAAAACTAGCGTAAATATTAAGAATGAACATACAATTATTAGATTCGAGTTGGTAAATGGTTTATTTAAAGTTTAAGTTATAGCGACTTTAAAGTTTATCCTCCTCTTAACGTGTAATATTTTGGTTAAATAACGTGTCTGAGTGGTTAAGTTCTTTATATTCTTGAAATagttcttatcttataattcaCACGTCAATTTGATTGATGGTCGAATGAATATTTtgttgtaaaaataaaaaacaaaacaaaatccaATACTCCATTTATAGCTGGGATTTTCTCTCACTCTCTCGTGAAATGGATTACAAGAATATATGTACTTCTTTTTGTTTTACATTAATAATTTAGTCAATCTAAAACTTTCCATTAttgttataattattatttggaGTAGTTATCCAATGGGATAGTTCTATATAGCTCTTCGAGTGTTgaactaaaatatataaataaatatctcCTTAGGACAGCATGGGTATGGGTTCATCTAAGTGGGTGTGGCCTTCTCTACTAGGACCATATCTATAAGCTAACTTTCCTTAAATTTTTCACAATTTCTACAAAGATGTTTTCATAAAAATTTGTCGTCACGGGTCAATGTTTAGAAAAGATCGAATGGGGTAAAATTACAACTAAAATAGATTGAGAATAATAATAGTAAAGAAGGAAGAGAACAACAGGTTGTGGTTTCTTTGTGGAAAATTCTTAAGCAAACTAGGGTAAACCACAAGTAAGGATAGAAGAATGGATGAATAACAAACTCTCCCTATTTTATCTTGCACTAAATTGTTGGAGATTTTGGAGTGGCTTGACAACTATTGGTCTTCACCTATTTATAGCCCAAGGAAACTCAACCATCAAACAAATTCAATGGCTCCAAATTGTCCTTGAAAGATACAAAGGATCTAGTGCTTCCAATTTGTCCTTGATCAATGTGAGAGATCTAAGGGGCACAAATTGATCTTAGACAAAGTGTAAGATCTAATAACCTAAAATTATcttaaaaatttagaaattcTCT containing:
- the LOC103501651 gene encoding uncharacterized protein LOC103501651 isoform X3, with the protein product MLLGVRLYNIWRWQTSPVLSTSNAFYFNSHFSTFSLHKELYSLAESNDDTFLPWLEQKAETKISSVLSIGKSSIGRFLFASETIRAGDCILKVPFNVQISPDILPLPIRDLLGNEIGNVAKLAVVILLEQKLGLGSEWAPYIIRLPQPSEMHNTIFWKESELEMIRKSFLYEESLNQRSQIKREFRAIRKALEAFPEIIDRISCDDFMHAYALVTSRAWRSTEGVSLIPFADFLNHNSASEAMVLNDDDKQLSEVVADRDYAPGEHVLIRYGKYSNATLMLDFGFTLPYNIHDQVQVQVKTVKGDPLARIKLELWRRSCTPGTDYVKGVYSTGNSFTIREVRCATGKGRGLPQSLRAFARILSCTNPQELNELSYEAVNGDGRLARIPLKNVNKEVEAHRILLSQFKQLVEEYNASIEKVGTTKANGPTSSHR
- the LOC103501651 gene encoding uncharacterized protein LOC103501651 isoform X2 gives rise to the protein MLLGVRLYNIWRWQTSPVLSTSNAFYFNSHFSTFSLHKELYSLAESNDDTFLPWLEQKAETKISSVLSIGKSSIGRFLFASETIRAGDCILKVPFNVQISPDILPLPIRDLLGNEIGNVAKLAVVILLEQKLGLGSEWAPYIIRLPQPSEMHNTIFWKESELEMIRKSFLYEESLNQRSQIKREFRAIRKALEAFPEIIDRISCDDFMHAYALDFLNHNSASEAMVLNDDDKQLSEVVADRDYAPGEHVLIRYGKYSNATLMLDFGFTLPYNIHDQVQVQVKTVKGDPLARIKLELWRRSCTPGTDYVKGVYSTGNSFTIREVRCATGKGRGLPQSLRAFARILSCTNPQELNELSYEAVNGDGRLARIPLKNVNKEVEAHRILLSQFKQLVEEYNASIEAIEPVDSPCLCRKLARRRLMAQHLLTGEVRILKSAIAWLENYCDAI
- the LOC103501651 gene encoding ribulose-1,5 bisphosphate carboxylase/oxygenase large subunit N-methyltransferase, chloroplastic isoform X1, encoding MLLGVRLYNIWRWQTSPVLSTSNAFYFNSHFSTFSLHKELYSLAESNDDTFLPWLEQKAETKISSVLSIGKSSIGRFLFASETIRAGDCILKVPFNVQISPDILPLPIRDLLGNEIGNVAKLAVVILLEQKLGLGSEWAPYIIRLPQPSEMHNTIFWKESELEMIRKSFLYEESLNQRSQIKREFRAIRKALEAFPEIIDRISCDDFMHAYALVTSRAWRSTEGVSLIPFADFLNHNSASEAMVLNDDDKQLSEVVADRDYAPGEHVLIRYGKYSNATLMLDFGFTLPYNIHDQVQVQVKTVKGDPLARIKLELWRRSCTPGTDYVKGVYSTGNSFTIREVRCATGKGRGLPQSLRAFARILSCTNPQELNELSYEAVNGDGRLARIPLKNVNKEVEAHRILLSQFKQLVEEYNASIEAIEPVDSPCLCRKLARRRLMAQHLLTGEVRILKSAIAWLENYCDAI